A region from the Actinoplanes sp. OR16 genome encodes:
- a CDS encoding phytase produces MPAQAAQRPPREITATVETPSLFDDEAGGDADADDPAIWINQADKGRSLVIGTAKNGGLRVYDLKGREVQSIATPAGGRFNNVDVLTGFKLGKKKIDVAVVTDRGLDKLRIYKIEASGLTDITAANVPLLFSKDEAEVEEQATGYGLALHDKYAVVSRRHSTRLGIFRLEEKNGKITYRTTDTLDLPRHFRLPNGASWSPCGEPGEDPQVEGMVVDAEAGVLYAAQEDVALWRIDLKGGHFSSVPRIVEKVAEFGVPATYDPETEECTLDETNDPGYGGRITADVEGATIYPTSRRNGYLVVSSQGDSRFFVYDRRTNRPIKIFTVSDGPRIDGVQHSDGATATAVALPGYPKGLLVLHDGENKPDDDRTSTNFKYVDWRALNLD; encoded by the coding sequence GTGCCTGCTCAAGCAGCTCAGCGTCCTCCTCGGGAGATAACCGCGACGGTCGAGACGCCGTCCCTCTTCGACGACGAGGCCGGGGGTGACGCTGACGCCGACGACCCGGCAATCTGGATCAACCAGGCCGACAAGGGCCGCAGCCTGGTGATCGGCACCGCCAAGAACGGCGGCCTCCGGGTCTACGACCTCAAGGGTCGCGAAGTCCAGTCGATCGCGACGCCCGCGGGCGGCCGCTTCAACAACGTCGACGTGCTCACCGGCTTCAAGCTCGGGAAGAAGAAGATCGACGTCGCCGTGGTGACCGACCGCGGCCTGGACAAGCTCCGCATCTACAAGATCGAGGCGTCCGGCCTCACCGACATCACCGCCGCGAACGTCCCGCTGCTCTTCTCGAAGGACGAGGCCGAGGTCGAGGAGCAGGCGACGGGCTACGGCCTGGCCCTCCACGACAAATACGCCGTGGTGAGCCGCCGGCACAGCACCCGGCTCGGGATCTTCCGGCTCGAGGAGAAGAACGGCAAGATCACTTATCGTACGACGGACACGCTGGACCTGCCCCGCCACTTCCGTCTGCCGAACGGCGCCAGCTGGTCGCCGTGCGGGGAACCCGGCGAGGACCCCCAGGTCGAAGGCATGGTCGTGGACGCCGAGGCGGGTGTGCTCTACGCAGCTCAGGAAGACGTCGCCCTGTGGCGCATCGACCTGAAGGGCGGCCACTTCAGCAGCGTCCCGCGGATCGTGGAAAAGGTCGCCGAGTTCGGTGTGCCGGCCACTTACGACCCGGAGACCGAGGAGTGCACCCTCGACGAGACGAACGACCCCGGCTACGGCGGCCGCATCACCGCCGACGTGGAAGGCGCGACGATCTACCCGACCTCGCGGCGTAACGGCTACCTGGTCGTCTCCAGCCAGGGCGACAGCCGCTTCTTCGTCTACGACCGCCGCACGAACCGCCCCATCAAGATCTTCACGGTGTCCGACGGCCCGCGGATCGACGGCGTCCAGCACTCCGACGGAGCTACTGCCACCGCTGTCGCCCTGCCCGGCTACCCGAAGGGCCTCCTCGTCCTCCACGACGGCGAGAACAAGCCCGACGATGACCGGACCTCGACCAACTTCAAGTACGTCGACTGGCGAGCCCTGAACCTCGACTGA
- a CDS encoding phytoene/squalene synthase family protein: MDTDLTAAYTRCRELHREHGRTYYLATRLLPAWKRRHVHALYGFTRYADEIVDRTESRPSAERAALLNEWSAKFMAGLRGEPTDDELLPAVLHTIAVFDLDLEDFDKFLRSMAMDITVTAYPTYDDLLDYMEGSAAVIGTMMLPILGSSDRAAAREPARQLGFAFQLTNFIRDVAEDLDRDRVYLPEEHLAAFGVTREVLDRRVATPAVKELVKFEIAKAREHYAAAAPGIPLLEPASQACMRTAFQLYGGILGEIEAADHDIFARRATVPNRRRAAVAVRSLLTRPGTPVQMAA; this comes from the coding sequence ATGGATACTGATTTGACGGCTGCGTATACCCGCTGCCGCGAGCTTCACCGAGAGCACGGACGGACGTACTACCTTGCGACCCGGTTGCTACCGGCGTGGAAGCGGCGGCATGTCCACGCCCTCTATGGATTCACCCGATATGCGGACGAAATAGTCGATCGTACCGAGTCTCGGCCGTCCGCCGAGCGCGCAGCGCTGCTGAACGAGTGGTCCGCGAAGTTCATGGCCGGCCTGCGAGGCGAGCCGACCGACGACGAGCTCCTGCCTGCGGTCCTGCACACCATCGCGGTCTTCGACCTCGACCTGGAGGACTTCGACAAGTTCCTGCGCAGCATGGCGATGGACATCACCGTGACCGCGTACCCGACCTACGACGACCTGCTCGACTACATGGAGGGCTCGGCCGCGGTCATCGGCACGATGATGCTGCCGATCCTCGGATCCTCCGACCGGGCCGCCGCCCGCGAGCCGGCCCGCCAGCTCGGCTTCGCCTTCCAGCTCACCAACTTCATCCGGGACGTCGCCGAGGACCTCGACCGCGACCGGGTCTACCTGCCCGAGGAGCACCTCGCCGCGTTCGGCGTGACCCGGGAGGTCCTCGATCGCAGGGTCGCCACCCCTGCGGTGAAGGAGCTGGTGAAGTTCGAGATCGCCAAGGCGCGCGAGCACTACGCCGCCGCCGCGCCCGGCATCCCGCTGCTCGAACCCGCCTCCCAGGCCTGCATGCGGACCGCGTTCCAGCTCTACGGCGGGATCCTCGGCGAGATCGAGGCGGCCGACCACGACATCTTCGCCCGCCGCGCCACGGTGCCGAACCGCCGCCGGGCCGCCGTCGCCGTCCGCAGCCTCCTGACCAGGCCGGGCACTCCCGTCCAGATGGCCGCGTGA
- the crtI gene encoding phytoene desaturase family protein, which translates to MRVVTGSTDHVVIVGAGLGGLACALHLAAAGRQVTVVEREPIPGGRAGRLSVGGYEFDTGPTVLTMPELIEEPLAAVGERLSDWLELRPLDPAYRAYYPDGSTLDIRTDTTRMAAEIARVCGPREADGYLRFVEYTRKLWDLERNDFIDKNLDTPFDLMNLGLLKLLGMGAFRRLQPKIEQFFRDPRTQRIFSFQAMYAGLAPHDALAIYAVIAYLDSVAGVYFPVGGMHAVPKALAGAAEKHGVTFRYDTTVERVLVSNGRATGVVTAGGEHIPADVVVLNPDLPVAYRDLLPARRRRPLRYSPSCVVLHIGSDRSYSKIAHHNIHFGKAWKGTFDEVIRKGLLMSDPSLLVTNPTHDDPSFAPDGRQTYYVLAPAPNLEAGPMDWRGGLDRRYADEILRTLEHRGYIGFRDGVEVQRIVTPADWADEGMAAGTPFAAAHSFSQTGPFRPSNLHPSLSNVVFTGSGTQPGVGVPMVLISGKLAASRITGGL; encoded by the coding sequence GTGCGTGTTGTGACCGGTTCCACCGACCACGTCGTCATAGTCGGGGCCGGCCTCGGCGGGCTGGCCTGTGCCCTTCACCTGGCAGCGGCCGGCCGGCAGGTGACGGTCGTCGAGCGTGAGCCGATACCCGGTGGCCGGGCCGGTCGTCTCTCGGTCGGCGGCTACGAGTTCGACACCGGCCCGACCGTCCTGACCATGCCGGAGCTGATCGAGGAGCCGCTCGCCGCGGTCGGCGAGAGGCTGTCCGACTGGCTGGAGCTGCGGCCGCTCGACCCGGCGTACCGGGCCTACTACCCGGACGGTTCCACGCTCGACATCCGTACCGACACGACCCGGATGGCGGCCGAGATCGCCCGGGTCTGCGGTCCCCGCGAGGCCGACGGATATCTGCGCTTCGTCGAGTACACCCGCAAGCTCTGGGATCTCGAGCGCAACGATTTCATCGACAAGAACCTGGACACCCCGTTCGACCTGATGAATCTGGGGTTGCTCAAGCTCCTCGGCATGGGCGCGTTCCGCCGTCTTCAGCCCAAGATCGAGCAGTTCTTCCGCGACCCTCGTACCCAGCGCATCTTCTCTTTCCAGGCCATGTACGCCGGACTCGCGCCGCACGATGCCCTCGCCATCTACGCCGTGATCGCATATCTGGACTCGGTGGCCGGCGTCTACTTCCCGGTCGGTGGCATGCACGCGGTGCCGAAGGCGCTGGCCGGCGCCGCGGAGAAGCACGGCGTCACTTTCCGGTACGACACGACAGTCGAGCGCGTGCTGGTCAGCAACGGACGGGCCACCGGCGTGGTCACGGCCGGCGGTGAGCACATCCCGGCGGACGTGGTGGTGCTCAATCCGGATCTGCCCGTCGCGTACCGGGATCTGCTGCCGGCCCGCCGCCGGCGCCCGCTGCGCTACTCGCCGTCCTGTGTCGTGCTGCACATCGGCTCGGACCGCAGCTACTCCAAGATCGCCCACCACAACATCCACTTCGGGAAGGCGTGGAAGGGCACGTTCGACGAGGTCATCCGCAAGGGCCTGCTGATGAGCGACCCGTCGCTGCTGGTCACCAACCCGACGCACGACGATCCCTCGTTCGCACCCGACGGCCGGCAGACGTACTACGTGCTGGCGCCCGCGCCCAACCTCGAAGCCGGCCCGATGGACTGGCGCGGCGGCCTCGACCGGCGGTACGCCGACGAGATCCTGCGGACACTGGAACACCGCGGCTACATCGGCTTCCGGGACGGCGTCGAAGTCCAGCGGATCGTCACCCCCGCCGACTGGGCCGACGAGGGCATGGCCGCCGGCACCCCGTTCGCCGCCGCCCACTCGTTCAGCCAGACCGGCCCGTTCCGGCCGTCGAACCTGCACCCGAGCCTGTCCAACGTCGTCTTCACCGGCTCCGGCACCCAGCCCGGCGTCGGCGTGCCGATGGTGCTGATCTCCGGCAAGCTGGCCGCTTCGCGGATCACCGGTGGTCTCTAG
- a CDS encoding deoxyribodipyrimidine photo-lyase, whose amino-acid sequence MRTAVVLFTRDLRVHDNPALAEACAEAETVIPLYVLDPKLAGLSANRSRFLHQCLADLREHLRALGGDLVVRTGDPVAETIRLAREHEAGAVHLAADVSGYARRRESRLAGEWTVRLHPGLTVVEPGLLRPGGGGEGYKVFSPYFRSWSQAQWRKQAEPPRTITLPEGVEPGDLPSIPDGESPHAAEGGETLGHRRLSAWLRSIDGYDEAHDDMPADKTSRLSPYIRWGCLSPLAIAEAARASNAEAFVRQLCWRDFYYQVARVFPKLSTEPLRPAADQSWRYDEDALRHWQDGLTGVPVVDAGMRQLRAEGWMHNRARLITAAFLTKHLGLDWRLGVDWFFRWLIDGDVPNNSGNWQWVAGTGNDTRPYRRFNPIRQALRFDPEGVYVRRYVPELKGIDGPAVHQPWRLPEPIRRGLDYPGPLESQRDEAVWLRP is encoded by the coding sequence ATGAGGACGGCAGTCGTCCTGTTCACCAGGGATCTGCGGGTGCACGACAACCCCGCGCTCGCCGAGGCGTGCGCGGAAGCGGAGACCGTGATCCCGCTCTACGTCCTCGACCCGAAGCTGGCCGGCCTCTCCGCGAACCGTTCACGGTTCCTCCACCAGTGCCTCGCCGACCTGCGCGAGCATCTTCGTGCGCTCGGCGGCGACCTGGTCGTGCGCACCGGTGACCCGGTCGCCGAGACGATCAGGCTGGCGCGGGAGCACGAGGCCGGCGCCGTTCACCTCGCCGCCGACGTGAGCGGTTACGCGCGCCGGCGGGAGAGCCGGCTGGCCGGTGAGTGGACCGTGCGCCTGCACCCCGGCCTCACCGTCGTCGAGCCCGGACTGCTGCGACCCGGCGGTGGCGGCGAGGGCTACAAGGTCTTCTCGCCGTACTTCCGCTCCTGGTCACAGGCCCAGTGGCGGAAGCAGGCGGAGCCACCGCGCACGATCACGCTGCCCGAGGGCGTCGAACCGGGCGACCTTCCGAGCATCCCTGACGGCGAGTCACCCCATGCCGCCGAGGGCGGCGAGACCCTCGGTCACCGCAGGCTGAGTGCCTGGTTGCGGTCGATTGACGGGTACGACGAAGCGCACGACGACATGCCCGCCGACAAGACGAGCAGGCTCAGCCCGTACATCCGATGGGGTTGTCTCTCCCCGCTGGCGATAGCCGAGGCAGCCAGAGCGAGCAACGCCGAAGCCTTCGTGCGGCAGCTCTGCTGGCGGGATTTCTACTATCAGGTCGCTCGTGTCTTCCCGAAGCTCTCGACCGAGCCGCTGCGACCGGCGGCCGATCAGAGCTGGCGCTACGACGAGGACGCGCTCCGGCACTGGCAGGACGGCCTGACCGGGGTGCCGGTCGTCGACGCCGGGATGCGGCAGCTGCGCGCCGAGGGCTGGATGCACAATCGGGCACGGCTGATCACTGCGGCGTTCCTCACCAAACACCTGGGTCTGGACTGGCGGCTCGGCGTCGATTGGTTCTTCCGGTGGCTGATCGACGGGGATGTACCGAACAATTCGGGCAACTGGCAATGGGTGGCCGGGACGGGCAACGACACCCGGCCGTATCGGCGGTTCAATCCGATCCGCCAAGCGCTCCGATTCGACCCCGAAGGCGTGTACGTTCGGCGCTACGTACCCGAGCTCAAGGGCATCGACGGTCCGGCCGTGCATCAGCCGTGGCGCCTGCCCGAGCCGATACGCCGCGGCCTCGACTATCCCGGACCGCTCGAGTCGCAGCGGGACGAGGCGGTGTGGCTGCGGCCATGA
- the idi gene encoding isopentenyl-diphosphate Delta-isomerase, producing MSSRESHLVELVDTSGAAVGSATVEDAHNAPGQLHRAFSVFLIDGEQRVLLQQRAAVKTRFPLRWGNTCCGHPAPGVAVTDAAVERLGEELGVAGVPLVEVGVYTYFAEDPVTGRVEREYDHVLLGRLPVGTTFRPDPSEVARLLWVALPDLEQRLEADPDSYAPWLAGVTSRLVSHLSPSSLSSERLGG from the coding sequence GTGAGCTCACGCGAATCACATCTGGTCGAACTGGTCGACACTTCCGGGGCGGCCGTCGGCTCGGCGACCGTCGAGGACGCGCACAACGCCCCGGGTCAGCTGCACCGGGCGTTCTCGGTCTTCCTGATCGACGGTGAGCAGCGGGTGCTGCTGCAGCAGCGGGCCGCGGTCAAGACACGGTTCCCGCTGCGATGGGGCAACACCTGCTGCGGGCATCCGGCGCCGGGCGTCGCTGTGACCGACGCCGCAGTGGAACGGCTGGGTGAGGAACTCGGCGTCGCCGGGGTGCCGCTCGTTGAGGTCGGCGTGTACACGTACTTCGCCGAGGATCCGGTGACCGGACGCGTCGAGCGGGAGTACGACCACGTGCTCCTCGGCCGGCTGCCGGTCGGCACCACGTTCCGCCCCGATCCTTCCGAGGTGGCGCGGCTGCTCTGGGTTGCGCTGCCCGACCTCGAACAACGGCTGGAGGCGGATCCGGATTCGTACGCGCCTTGGCTCGCCGGGGTGACCTCGCGCTTGGTCTCGCACCTGTCGCCGTCGTCGCTTTCTTCGGAGCGGCTTGGTGGGTGA
- a CDS encoding MerR family transcriptional regulator produces the protein MVGDGLSAGAAARRLGVAVTTLRTWHQRYGLGPSHHEPGHHRRYTVEDMVRLQVMQRLTAQGVAPAEAAAWAQRAPLETASPSASTASVASSATFASGDGQTIVLGPRANPAARGLAQAAMRLDGPSMRYIIEGAVTGRGVIPAWQHVIMPVLIGIGERYEATERFVEVEHLLSRTVTEVLAAVPRPPRDREPRVLLAAADEEQHTLPLEALTAALAEAGVPTRLLGARVPPRALLDAVERTVPDVVVLWSQLPSTGRVEQLERLMGVPRTPLMIVAAGPGWTSVPPTVSTFGDLATAVRAITAATSG, from the coding sequence TTGGTGGGTGACGGGCTGAGTGCGGGCGCCGCCGCGCGCCGCCTCGGCGTCGCGGTGACCACCCTGCGCACCTGGCATCAGAGGTACGGGCTGGGACCCAGTCATCACGAGCCGGGCCATCATCGGCGGTACACCGTCGAGGACATGGTCCGGCTGCAGGTCATGCAGCGGCTCACCGCTCAAGGGGTGGCGCCGGCGGAGGCTGCTGCCTGGGCACAGCGGGCGCCCCTTGAAACGGCCTCCCCCTCTGCCTCCACTGCCTCTGTCGCCTCCTCTGCCACCTTTGCCTCCGGGGATGGGCAGACCATCGTTCTCGGGCCTCGGGCCAATCCCGCCGCCCGCGGGCTGGCCCAGGCCGCGATGCGGCTGGACGGGCCGTCGATGCGCTACATCATCGAGGGCGCCGTGACCGGCCGTGGCGTGATCCCGGCCTGGCAGCACGTGATCATGCCGGTGCTGATCGGGATCGGCGAACGTTATGAGGCCACCGAACGGTTCGTCGAGGTCGAGCATCTGCTGTCGCGGACCGTCACCGAGGTGCTGGCCGCCGTACCCCGCCCGCCCCGGGACCGGGAACCGCGCGTCCTGCTCGCCGCCGCCGACGAGGAACAGCACACGCTGCCGCTGGAGGCGCTCACGGCCGCACTGGCCGAGGCAGGGGTGCCCACGCGTCTTCTGGGGGCGCGGGTGCCGCCACGGGCGCTGCTGGACGCCGTCGAGCGAACCGTGCCCGACGTGGTGGTCCTGTGGTCGCAACTGCCGTCCACCGGCCGGGTGGAGCAGTTGGAGCGGCTCATGGGCGTACCCCGCACGCCTTTGATGATCGTGGCGGCCGGCCCGGGTTGGACATCGGTGCCACCCACGGTGTCGACATTCGGTGATCTTGCAACCGCAGTCCGTGCCATCACCGCTGCCACCTCCGGATAG
- a CDS encoding NAD(P)/FAD-dependent oxidoreductase, giving the protein MSEARQVDVVVLGLGVGGEEVAGRLAAAGLSVVGVEHNLVGGECPYWGCIPTKIMVRAGSALAEARRIPGLAGAATVEPDWAPVAKRIRDEATDDWNDKVAVDRFTSKGGSFVRGTATITGPGRVRVGDQEFEASKGLVVATGTAAVIPPIDGLAGTPYWTNRDAVEAATLPGSLLILGGGAIGTEFAQAFARFGVQVTIIEGSERLLAMEEPESSEVAASVLAADGVIVKTGVRAGSVAYDNGFTVTLSDGSVVTGDKLLVATGRSARLRDLGLETVGLEPSARFLTTDDRMGVAPGIWAVGDVTGNGAFTHMAMYEADIAVRDILGQGGPGADYRARPRVTFLDPEIGAVGLTEKQARDQGLDVRVGYVPLSGTSRGFIHGPGNEGFIKVIAAGDVLVGATTAGPAGGEMIGALSVAVHAAVPIATLNSTIWAYPTFHRGIGSALADLG; this is encoded by the coding sequence ATGAGCGAAGCGCGGCAAGTTGATGTGGTGGTCCTCGGCCTCGGCGTCGGGGGCGAGGAGGTCGCCGGACGCCTGGCCGCGGCCGGCCTGAGCGTGGTCGGTGTCGAGCACAACCTGGTCGGTGGCGAGTGCCCGTACTGGGGATGCATCCCCACGAAGATCATGGTCCGGGCCGGTTCGGCGCTCGCCGAGGCGCGGCGGATCCCCGGTCTGGCCGGCGCCGCCACCGTCGAGCCGGATTGGGCGCCGGTCGCCAAGCGCATCCGGGATGAGGCGACCGACGATTGGAACGACAAGGTCGCTGTCGATCGATTCACGAGCAAGGGCGGTTCCTTCGTACGGGGGACCGCGACGATCACCGGCCCGGGCCGGGTGCGCGTCGGGGACCAGGAGTTCGAGGCGTCGAAGGGACTGGTCGTCGCCACCGGCACGGCAGCCGTCATCCCGCCGATCGACGGACTGGCCGGCACGCCGTACTGGACGAACCGCGACGCGGTCGAGGCCGCGACCCTGCCCGGTTCGCTGCTGATCCTCGGCGGCGGTGCGATCGGGACCGAATTCGCGCAGGCGTTCGCCCGGTTCGGCGTCCAGGTCACGATCATCGAGGGCTCGGAGCGGCTGCTCGCCATGGAGGAACCGGAGTCGTCCGAGGTCGCCGCCTCGGTGCTCGCGGCGGATGGGGTGATCGTGAAGACCGGCGTTCGTGCCGGTTCTGTCGCATATGACAACGGCTTCACCGTGACCCTCTCCGACGGTTCCGTTGTCACAGGGGACAAATTGCTCGTCGCGACCGGTCGCTCGGCACGGCTCCGCGATCTCGGCCTGGAGACCGTGGGCCTGGAACCGTCGGCCCGTTTCCTCACCACCGACGACCGGATGGGGGTCGCCCCGGGCATCTGGGCGGTGGGCGACGTGACCGGGAACGGCGCCTTCACCCACATGGCGATGTACGAGGCCGACATCGCGGTTCGGGACATCCTCGGGCAGGGCGGTCCTGGAGCCGACTACCGCGCCCGTCCCCGCGTCACCTTCCTCGACCCGGAGATCGGTGCGGTCGGGCTCACCGAGAAGCAGGCCCGGGACCAGGGGCTCGACGTACGGGTGGGATACGTGCCGCTCTCCGGCACCTCGCGCGGTTTCATCCACGGTCCCGGCAACGAGGGCTTCATCAAGGTCATCGCTGCGGGGGACGTACTCGTCGGCGCGACCACCGCGGGCCCGGCCGGCGGCGAGATGATCGGCGCGCTCTCGGTGGCCGTGCACGCCGCCGTCCCGATCGCGACTCTGAACAGCACCATCTGGGCGTACCCGACGTTCCACCGGGGCATCGGCTCCGCGCTCGCCGATCTGGGCTAG
- a CDS encoding Rieske (2Fe-2S) protein, translating to MLRQAITRLEQAEALDGASETLRAAVSSAIRPRLLRDLLHGTKFGHPLHPVLVQVPVGAFISAAVLDLVPGAQKAATTLIGVGTAAVVPAAVAGWVDWSEMTKDRRRVGLVHATTNMVATALYAGSLIARLTGHTARGKALAVAGLSVAGAGAYLGGHLSYTQGGGISHAAPEVARVPEEWTTVGSLSSLPEEKVAVRKAGDVPVLLFRRGDKVSALIERCSHEAGPLGEGDVIGSGQHACVVCPWHGSTFRLSDGLAVHGPAGNDQPVLPVRVVGGMVEVRRP from the coding sequence ATGTTGCGGCAGGCGATCACCCGACTCGAACAGGCCGAGGCACTCGACGGCGCCAGCGAGACCCTGCGGGCGGCGGTCAGCTCGGCGATCCGTCCACGACTCCTGCGGGACCTGCTGCACGGAACCAAGTTCGGCCATCCGCTGCACCCCGTCCTGGTGCAGGTGCCGGTCGGCGCCTTCATCTCGGCGGCGGTCCTCGACCTGGTGCCGGGAGCGCAGAAGGCGGCCACCACGCTGATCGGCGTGGGAACCGCGGCAGTGGTGCCGGCCGCCGTCGCGGGCTGGGTGGACTGGTCGGAGATGACCAAGGACCGCCGCCGGGTCGGGCTCGTGCACGCCACGACGAACATGGTGGCGACGGCCCTCTACGCCGGATCGCTGATCGCCCGGCTCACCGGCCACACCGCCCGGGGTAAGGCGCTCGCCGTGGCCGGCCTCTCGGTCGCGGGCGCCGGCGCCTATCTCGGCGGGCATCTCTCCTACACACAGGGCGGCGGCATCAGCCACGCCGCGCCCGAGGTGGCCCGGGTGCCGGAGGAGTGGACGACGGTCGGCTCGCTCTCCTCGCTGCCGGAGGAGAAGGTCGCCGTGCGGAAGGCCGGCGACGTACCCGTCCTGCTCTTCCGCCGCGGCGACAAGGTGTCCGCGCTGATCGAGAGGTGCTCGCACGAGGCCGGCCCGCTGGGTGAGGGGGACGTGATCGGAAGCGGACAGCATGCGTGTGTGGTGTGCCCGTGGCACGGGAGCACGTTCCGGCTCAGCGATGGCCTGGCGGTTCACGGCCCGGCTGGAAACGATCAGCCGGTGCTGCCGGTCCGCGTCGTGGGCGGGATGGTCGAGGTGCGCCGGCCCTAG
- a CDS encoding polyprenyl synthetase family protein, producing the protein MPRQPVSHRALIGAVEGTLADFLASQIAALDAVDPALGGFARTARDLVMAGGKRLRPTFAYWGWRGVVGSAEPVEAVLPALGALELMHTFALVHDDLMDESDTRRGRPTAHRIFASQHGGHFGGSAAILVGDLCLVWADQLLSRTRLPAAALLDVRDRYDRMRVEAIAGQYLDVLGESDPSSWSVERALTVARHKTASYTIQWPLSFGAALAGGDRRLDEAYRVYGITVGEAFQLRDDLLGVYGDPAVTGKPAADDLRTGKPTTLLMMAKRMATPVQLAAFDTGDIALRAEIIAETGAPARVEEMIKLRVDEGVAALSEAPIHPDARAELIELATVATHRPA; encoded by the coding sequence ATCCCACGTCAGCCGGTCTCGCATCGAGCCTTGATCGGCGCGGTCGAGGGGACCCTCGCCGACTTCCTCGCCTCTCAGATCGCCGCCCTGGATGCCGTCGACCCGGCGCTCGGCGGCTTCGCCCGGACCGCCCGCGATCTCGTCATGGCAGGCGGGAAGCGGCTGCGGCCGACGTTCGCCTACTGGGGCTGGCGCGGTGTGGTCGGCTCCGCCGAGCCGGTCGAGGCCGTCTTACCCGCTCTCGGCGCCCTTGAACTCATGCACACGTTCGCCCTGGTGCACGACGACCTGATGGACGAGTCGGACACCCGGCGGGGCCGGCCGACCGCCCACCGGATCTTCGCGTCGCAGCACGGCGGACACTTCGGTGGCTCGGCCGCGATCCTGGTCGGCGACCTCTGCCTGGTCTGGGCCGATCAGCTGCTGAGCCGCACCCGCCTGCCCGCCGCCGCCCTGCTCGACGTGCGCGATCGCTACGACCGGATGCGCGTCGAGGCGATAGCCGGGCAGTACCTCGACGTGCTCGGTGAGAGCGACCCGTCGTCGTGGTCGGTGGAGCGGGCGCTCACCGTGGCCCGGCACAAGACGGCCAGCTACACGATCCAGTGGCCGCTCTCGTTCGGCGCGGCGCTCGCGGGCGGCGACCGGCGGCTCGACGAGGCGTACCGGGTCTACGGGATCACCGTGGGCGAGGCCTTCCAGCTCCGGGACGACCTGCTCGGGGTCTACGGTGATCCGGCGGTCACCGGCAAGCCCGCCGCCGACGACCTGCGGACCGGCAAGCCCACCACCCTTCTGATGATGGCCAAGCGGATGGCGACGCCCGTGCAGCTCGCCGCCTTCGACACCGGCGACATCGCGCTGCGCGCGGAGATCATCGCGGAGACCGGCGCTCCCGCCCGGGTCGAAGAGATGATCAAACTTAGGGTCGACGAGGGCGTGGCAGCGCTCTCCGAGGCGCCCATCCACCCCGACGCCCGTGCCGAGCTGATCGAGCTGGCCACCGTAGCGACCCACCGCCCGGCCTGA